GTTATTGTTTTACCGAAGCCAGGCCCGACCCACGTCTCGATGTGGAGAAGCTCGACCGAGAGGGCGTGCCACGCGGCCACTTGTGGGGGCGACTCGCGCGAGGGCATGACGTGGAGTTTGAAGGTCGAGCCCTGCGCAGCGACGACTTCTTGATTTTCAACCGTAAGCCGCGGCGCATAGTCGTCGGCGGGGACAATGACACACCGGAGCTACTCAACGAGGTCGCCCGTTCGGCACAGGTCTTGGTTCACGAAGCGACCTATACGCAGGAAATAGCCGAGCGCGGCAAAGCGGATTTCGGTCACAGCACCGCCTGCGCCGTGGCGAGTTTCGCCGAATCGATCAGCGTACCGAACCTGGTCCTGACCCACTTCAGCGCGCGATATCAGGCCAACCCGGAGCGCAGCCCTTCCATCGCAGATATTCACACCGAAGCATCGGGCGTCTATAGCGGACGGCTGTTCCTGGCCGAGGACTTCGCCCGCTATCGGCTCGGACGCGACGGATGCCTGGAGCGATATCGCGAGCCCGCACGCGGCTGACTAGACCGAACAGCTCGCGGCGGCACACTTTCTTCCAGCTACTGAACGATACGCGCAGTCAATTTGCGCATGTCGGCCGAAATGGCATGCAGTCGCTCGCTGGCGGTCGCGGTGCGTTCGACATTCTGCTGGTTGGCGCTACCGATTTCCCGTATCTGGGAAAGGTTGCAGGTGATGTCGTCAACGACGGCATTTTGCTCTTCCGCAGCCGTCGCGATCTGATGATTCATATCCCGGATCGCCTCGACCGCCGCGGTGATCTGCCGAAGCGCATCACCTGCCTGGATCACTTCCTCAAGCCCTTTTTCGCTTTGCTGTTGACCGGCTTCGATGGCACCCACCGCATCCAGCGCACCGCGCTGCACCGCGGCAATAATCTGATTGATCTCGGCTGTCGATGCGGCAGTGCGCTGCGCCAGTGTCCGCACTTCGTCGGCGACGACGGCGAACCCACGGCCGGCCTCTCCTGCCCGCGCAGCTTCGATAGCAGCGTTGAGCGCCAATAGGTTGGTTTGCTCGGCGACACCGCGGATGACGTCAAGCACCTGCCCGATGCGGCCGCTGTCGCTCTCCAGTTGCTGGATTACCGCAGCCGTTGCAGCGATCTCCTTGCGGACGCTCTTGATCGAAGCCACCGTCCCTTGCATAACCAGATCACCGCGCTGCGCTGCCTGTTCGGCAGCATCGGCTGATGCTGCCGCAGCCGACGCGTGTCGTGCAACGTCCTGTGCGGTTGCCGACATTTCTTCCATCGCCGTGGCAACCTGATCGGTACGACTGAACTGGTCACGGGTTCCGGCGGCTATGGTGGTGGCGACCGAGTTCAGCGCGCCGCTGGCTTCGTCGAGCTCGGCTCCGCTGGTCTGCAACTGCCGAAACGTTTCGCGAAGAAAGTCGGTCAGCGTGTTGGCGGCGTTGGTCAACTGGCCAAGCTCATCGACACGGTCCGTTGCAATGCGCTGACCCAGTCGGCCCCGACTTAACGAATCGATGCGCTCAGTGAGTGTCCGGATCGGGGTCACCAGTATGTGGTCGATCCGCCAGGCGCTGATCACGATCAAGCCGAGCCCGGAAACGATCAGCACGATGATGCCCAGCCACACCGCCCTGTCAGAACTCTCGTCGATCTGAATTGCCTGATCTTCGGCACTTTGGCGCAGCGAGCGCACCAGCGCTTCCATTTGCTCCGAGGTCGCCCTGTCCACGCCTTTCACGGCCTTGTCACCGGCCTGGTGATCGCGGCCTGCGGCCATGAAGGCATCCAGCCCTGAACGATACGCAACGCCCAGACGTAAGTGCTCCGCACGCAGTTGCTGAACTGCGCTGCCAACCTCAGGGGGGATGCCTTCGAGCGCGCCGAGTTCGCTCAGCGTCGCCTGGACGCTCTGCTCCTGCGCCTGGAAAGCGCCCCAGTACTTGTCCAGCGCTGCCTGGTCCTCGCCTCTCAGCAACACGTTCTTCCATTCCTGGACCTGGGTCTTGAATTGGCTGCTGGCACGATCGATGAGCTCGCTTGCACGCAAGGGGCCATGCACCAGATGCATGTATGCGTCGACCTTGGAAGACAGTACGCTGAAACTGACCAGGGCGATTACCAGGAGCAGAGCCAGGCTGCCGGCCAGAAGAGCCAGCGTTCGTGCACGTATCGATTTTTTCAGCATGAAGGATCTCGGCAAGTGTCAGCGGACCGGATAGCGGTCCTGGATTGCTTCAAGTATCGACCGAGACGAAACGAGCTTTAGTGATGGATAGGAATATTTATCAGTATTTCAACAACTTATGTCAAAGAGCCATCATTCGAAGGAGCGGGACGGGAAGCGGCGCTTCGCCGGATACGCTCGTAGCCTGAGTGGGTGAACAGAACCAGATTGACAGTGGTCGCGTAGACGAGTCCGGCTGATTTGAGCTCGTTGATCAACGACTCGTGCTCCTGAGCTGGCAGATGGAAGTAATCGACTCCTTCGATCAGAGCGTCACGGCAAGCCTTGAATGCGCGGAAGCTGGTGCCCTTTTCAACCCTATTGAGCTCATCGAGCTGACGCAGGCTCAGCGTGTCGGTCTCGGCGTAGCGAATCGGAGTCATGGTTTGCATCGCTGTGAGGGCTGGCGGGAGAGATTCATTCTAGCCGTCCTTCGCTGGGGCTCCAATCGGAGGGAAGCCAGCCCGGAGTTGTCGTGGGCGCTGAGCCGGCCGCCTGGTTACCCTGCTTCTCCCCCATCGGAGGGGGCGAAACCCTTGCTGCTGTCACCTAGTATCGGTATCAGGAGTGGCCGTGGTCACCTTGTACTCACTTCAGCGAGTTCGATCCATGAGCATTGACGAACAGGCAACAGCGCCCCTGAGCGTGGTGATAATTGGTGCAGGTTTCGGCGGGATCGGTCTGGCCATCCGGCTCGACCAGGCAGGCATCAGCGATTGGCTGATACTGGAAA
The nucleotide sequence above comes from Halopseudomonas xinjiangensis. Encoded proteins:
- a CDS encoding ribonuclease Z; amino-acid sequence: MDLLFLGTSSGTPTRSRNVSGLALTEETGKRWYLVDCGEATQHQLLRTPLSLHDLSAIFITHVHGDHCYGLPGLLASAGMSGRREPLEIMAPQGIKQWVDATLTMSRTHLPFDLVFHATEQLGEWRNSNLRAQAIELSHRVPSYGYCFTEARPDPRLDVEKLDREGVPRGHLWGRLARGHDVEFEGRALRSDDFLIFNRKPRRIVVGGDNDTPELLNEVARSAQVLVHEATYTQEIAERGKADFGHSTACAVASFAESISVPNLVLTHFSARYQANPERSPSIADIHTEASGVYSGRLFLAEDFARYRLGRDGCLERYREPARG
- a CDS encoding methyl-accepting chemotaxis protein is translated as MLKKSIRARTLALLAGSLALLLVIALVSFSVLSSKVDAYMHLVHGPLRASELIDRASSQFKTQVQEWKNVLLRGEDQAALDKYWGAFQAQEQSVQATLSELGALEGIPPEVGSAVQQLRAEHLRLGVAYRSGLDAFMAAGRDHQAGDKAVKGVDRATSEQMEALVRSLRQSAEDQAIQIDESSDRAVWLGIIVLIVSGLGLIVISAWRIDHILVTPIRTLTERIDSLSRGRLGQRIATDRVDELGQLTNAANTLTDFLRETFRQLQTSGAELDEASGALNSVATTIAAGTRDQFSRTDQVATAMEEMSATAQDVARHASAAAASADAAEQAAQRGDLVMQGTVASIKSVRKEIAATAAVIQQLESDSGRIGQVLDVIRGVAEQTNLLALNAAIEAARAGEAGRGFAVVADEVRTLAQRTAASTAEINQIIAAVQRGALDAVGAIEAGQQQSEKGLEEVIQAGDALRQITAAVEAIRDMNHQIATAAEEQNAVVDDITCNLSQIREIGSANQQNVERTATASERLHAISADMRKLTARIVQ
- a CDS encoding ORF6N domain-containing protein; its protein translation is MTPIRYAETDTLSLRQLDELNRVEKGTSFRAFKACRDALIEGVDYFHLPAQEHESLINELKSAGLVYATTVNLVLFTHSGYERIRRSAASRPAPSNDGSLT